CTGGTTAACGAAGGTGTGCCAAGGCACCAGGCAATGGTACGGGCAGCGTGTGACAGGTTCAGGCCCATTGCAATGATTACACTTGCCGCCGTGCTGGGTATGCTCCCGCTTGCAGCAGGGTCAGGGATCGGAGCGGAAATGAGACAGGCATGCGGCGCTGCATCTGTTGGTGGAATATTTGTATCGGGCATACTCACCATGTATGTGCTTCCGGTGATTTACAACATGTTTACAAGGAGAAAAAGCTAATATTTTTTTGTTCGAATAATGATGACAATAAGCCATAAACCCAAAAGGCTGGATATGAGGTAGCCTATTATCCCGAGCGCCGGATAGCCGAAGAATAAAGGACCTATACCGGTTGTTATAATCATTGATGAGCCGATGATAAGGGCCGCTATAATAACGCTGAATGCCACACGGTTTGAGATATTTTCAAGGGTGTGATTGAGGCTTTCAAGGTTTTCATGGCGGAATCTTATGGCAAGTTCATCACGATCAATCTTGTCTGCTATCCTTAGAATCCTTACAGGTATATCCTTCTGTATGGCTACAAATTTGAAGAAGGCCCTTTTTACAGCCTGCCATAATATCTCTGACCTGTAGCGTTTGGATGCAATTTTTCTAATATAGGTTTGCGCCTCAGTGACCACATTAAGTTCCGGGTAAATCTGTCTGGCAGTGCCTTCTGCTGTTACAAGGGCCTTTATCATGATAACAAGATCAGATGGCAATTTAAGCCTGTATTCTCTTAATATGTCTGTAATAGCCAGGAGCAGATGGCCTATATTCAGACCTTTTATAGGACCGGAAAAGAATAGATCAAGCACCTCGGATATCTCCCTTTCAAGTGCCCTGTCATCCACATCCCTTTCCTTGGCAGTAATCCTTAAAAGGGTATCCATTAAGAGGCTGCTGTCTTTTTCAACAATACCTCTTATAAGGTCTATCATGTCATAGCGGTCTCTTTCAGAAAGCCTCCCAACCATGCCCCAGTCTAAAAGGCACAGCCCCTTTTCAGTTGAATAGATTATGTTCCCCGGATGGGGATCTGCATGGAAATAACCATCTTCAAGTATCTGCTTTATGGCAGTGTTTAAACCCTGCTTTGCAATGGTATGCGGATCAGCAATATTAAGTGATGGTTCACTCAGTGCTGCGCCTTCGATAAATTCCGAAACCATTACCCTTTCTGAACAGTAATCAAGATACACTTCAGGTATATAAACATCGGGTTTATATGACCTTGCAATCTTCATATTCTTTGCCTCTCTGAAAAAATCCAACTCCTTCAGGAGGTTCCGCCTTGTTACCCTGAATAGGTTAGGAAGGTCATATATCTTGAGTTCTGTTGATCGTTCATGAAGGCGGTCTGCTATTGCCTTTAGTATATCAAGATCAACCTCCATCAGCCTTTTTATCCCTGGTCTCTGTACCTTAACGGCTACAGCAATGCCCTCTTTTTTTAAAACTGCCCTGTGGACCTGGCAAAGGGATGCTGCGGCAAATGGTGTCTGATTAAATTCAGAAAAGAATTGATCAATACTGCCACCCAGACTCTTTTCAAGTATCGCTGATATTAAACCATTATCAACTGTGGCAGCTTGATCCTGTAGTTTGCTGAGCTCCTTTACAAGATCGGGTGGAAGCAAATCAGGGCGGAGGCTCATGATCTGACCTATTTTTATGAATGTAGGCCCTAGCTCCTCCAGGATATGCTTGATCCTGACATAGGTACCTACATCCTTTCCCTCTTTGAATCCCTTTTTAAGAAGTTCTATGCCGGGGAATTCAAGCCTCTGTACAAGGTCTTCAAACCCGTATTTAAGCAGGGTTACGATAACCTCTCTGAACCTGCCCAGTCTTGCGATAGTACGAAAATGCAATCTCAGTTCACCTGTTAATTATTACCGGTTTTCTATTCTGCCGCTGTTCTATCTCGTTTTTCCAGCTCCTCTACCCTTTTCTGAAGTTCAGCCATCTCTTTCCGGCTGCACAGATCAAGCCCTTGCATGATCTTCTTTATGATGCCTGTGAACATATCTTCAAGCTCAGACCATTCGCGCTCGCCTGTTTTATAGAGTTCTTCCTTAAGGTTATGGGCATCATCTTTGCTTATCTTTGCCTCATCAACCATTGTGCGCGTGATCCTTTCTATCTTATCCTTTGTAAGAAACACAGCGCCAAGCCCTGAGAGTAGACCTTTTTTTATCTCTTCAAGCATGATAACCTCCTTTTTTGTTTTCAGGAATAATAACACTAAAGCTGCCAGTGGTAAAGCAGCGAGTTTACAGAACTATCAGTGGTGAAAACATTTCATCCACTGTTAATCCCCCGTGTATCCCGATGAGTTCCTTGTTTTTTTCCCCTGACAATGCTTCACGTATCATATAATTTTTCTTCATGATAAGGGTATAGTCACCTGTCCTCTGGTACAATTTCCTGTTTGGTTCATACAGGCCGAAAAAACCCTTTTCAATAATATCAAGGCTTTTATGCATACTGCAGTACTCTTCAAGGTTTTTACTGATATAGTTCTCAAACTCCGCCTCCATGCCAGGCCTGACATAACAGTATGCAACCCTCGGGTCTCCTGTAAGAGGCAGTGTAAGGGTATCTTTCAGGAGGAGGTGATCAGAGAGCCTTATCGTATGCCTTTCTGATGAATCTACCATCCCATGATCAGAAGTAACTACAAGGGCAGCATTGTATTTATCAAGTAACAGGGCAAGCCTCGAGATTTCGGTGTCTACCTTTTTTAGCTCTTCAAGGGTTTCATTGCTTTTAACCCCCTTTTCATGGGCTATTTTATCAATCTGATCCCAGTATGCAAAGATGAATTTCCTGTTGCCGCCTGAATCAAGGATATTTTCTATATTACTGAAAAATCCCTTGATATCTGAATATGCCTTTTTCTTTGAACCCTTTGTTATGGATGCTGAGCATTGTGAATTTGAATAGCTCTTATGAATAATCGAGTATGAGGCAGCGTCTAACCCCATAAAGACAGTATCCTGATCAAAGATATCTGTGAAGGGGATATTTCTTAAGGGGATACCGCCCGCCTTTGTTATAAAGGGGAGTATGCTTGTAATGATGCCTGTCTCCCTCAGGTATATGAACCAACCGGTTAGGCCATGCTGCTGAGGCGCAACCCCTGTTATAAGGCTTATATATGCAGAGGCAGTGCTTGATGGAAACACGGATGTCATCTTTCGTATGGTGTGTTTCTTTAGAAAAGTATCATCACCATATTCCATCAGGTAATTATATCCAAGGGCGTCAATAACTATAAAGACTATGTTTTTTTCTTTAAATGGCCCGATATCAAACCCGTTAAGCAGGGGATAAAGATAATCGCCTCCATAAGCCGATCTTATGGAACTTATCAGGTTAACAATACTGTTACCGGAATAGTCAGGGAGGAACGATGTAGATTTCATTTGTGATTTAGTCATAATTAACTATTAAAGGGTTTAAGTTTTGTAAAGGCACAGGGCGCAGGGTAAATCTTTAAAACGCTTTTTCCCAGCGCCTTGCCCTATACGCTCTGCGCAGCCTTTCCTTGAGCCTTGAGCCCTGAACCTTGCGCCTGGCTTTTATCCCATCCCCCACCTCTTAAACAGATCCTGATAAA
This portion of the Desulfatiglans sp. genome encodes:
- a CDS encoding AarF/ABC1/UbiB kinase family protein, producing MHFRTIARLGRFREVIVTLLKYGFEDLVQRLEFPGIELLKKGFKEGKDVGTYVRIKHILEELGPTFIKIGQIMSLRPDLLPPDLVKELSKLQDQAATVDNGLISAILEKSLGGSIDQFFSEFNQTPFAAASLCQVHRAVLKKEGIAVAVKVQRPGIKRLMEVDLDILKAIADRLHERSTELKIYDLPNLFRVTRRNLLKELDFFREAKNMKIARSYKPDVYIPEVYLDYCSERVMVSEFIEGAALSEPSLNIADPHTIAKQGLNTAIKQILEDGYFHADPHPGNIIYSTEKGLCLLDWGMVGRLSERDRYDMIDLIRGIVEKDSSLLMDTLLRITAKERDVDDRALEREISEVLDLFFSGPIKGLNIGHLLLAITDILREYRLKLPSDLVIMIKALVTAEGTARQIYPELNVVTEAQTYIRKIASKRYRSEILWQAVKRAFFKFVAIQKDIPVRILRIADKIDRDELAIRFRHENLESLNHTLENISNRVAFSVIIAALIIGSSMIITTGIGPLFFGYPALGIIGYLISSLLGLWLIVIIIRTKKY
- a CDS encoding alkaline phosphatase family protein is translated as MTKSQMKSTSFLPDYSGNSIVNLISSIRSAYGGDYLYPLLNGFDIGPFKEKNIVFIVIDALGYNYLMEYGDDTFLKKHTIRKMTSVFPSSTASAYISLITGVAPQQHGLTGWFIYLRETGIITSILPFITKAGGIPLRNIPFTDIFDQDTVFMGLDAASYSIIHKSYSNSQCSASITKGSKKKAYSDIKGFFSNIENILDSGGNRKFIFAYWDQIDKIAHEKGVKSNETLEELKKVDTEISRLALLLDKYNAALVVTSDHGMVDSSERHTIRLSDHLLLKDTLTLPLTGDPRVAYCYVRPGMEAEFENYISKNLEEYCSMHKSLDIIEKGFFGLYEPNRKLYQRTGDYTLIMKKNYMIREALSGEKNKELIGIHGGLTVDEMFSPLIVL